One Arachis hypogaea cultivar Tifrunner chromosome 18, arahy.Tifrunner.gnm2.J5K5, whole genome shotgun sequence genomic window, TATTATTAACTTCCATCTATTTGACTCAAATTATCTCCTTTTTTTACTAACTTTGAACAGGATTCATGTTTCTTGAGTCACAAGGTGCCTTTAGAGTATATTAATTTACTAAGAATGGTGTTTGCAGCTACAATGCATAGGTTTCTTTTACCTTTCCACCCTCTTTTGAACCAGTGCCATTTGGTACGTTTGGTGTCATCACTGCAAAAGCTTGAGAAGGATATTAGAGTTGAAGTGGAAGCCAAAAACTATGTTAAAATCCCTGACCTTCTCATTCCCTTAGAGTCCTGCCATAGttcaaacaataatcctttttctttcttttcttcattttcccAGAACATGCAAATGCAAGTCATTGATAAAATGTTGCAATCTTTTATACCTCTTAGACCTCGCTCTAAGCCTAAGATAGCCCTTTCTTTCTTGCTAACTTATACCCTCCAAAGTTCTCATCCACTCCCAATTGCACTTGCTATCCTACAACGGACTCTGCATTCTGGCTGCTTTCCAGTTCCTCAGACACATGTTCTCCTCACTTCTGCTTGGTTGGATCACCGGTGTCTCTCTCATTCTGTAGCTAATGTTTTGCTTGAGATGCAATCAATTAGATATCATCCTGACTATCGTTAGATGCGGGAGGAAGAGAAGGTTCATTCGAAGCAGAATTATTTTCAGCATTATCATTCCTAGGTAGTTCTTGGTTGATACTTTCATCCATACCTAAACATTACTAGCAATCCAATCCAATAATCTCAACTCTCAAGTTCACAACAAACAACAAAATCCAGTtcagtaaacaaagcaaaatcagTTCAGTAATCAGTAAACAACAATTATTAACCAAAATTCACAGTTCAGTTTTAGCAGGATCAGTTGAATCAGTTCACAGTTTCACACTACAcagttcaaagaaaaataaaatagggaGACAGAGTTCACAGTTTTAGAGTTCATCATGTCACATTGCAGTGACTTCAGTTCACACTTCACAGAGCTTCACAAAATCAAACAACTACTCAATCAAACTCATCAGGGAGACAGAGACATGCTAAactgaaaaaagaaattaaaaaaattacctgAAACTCTGGAAGCTCGAAGGCACCTTCAAGGCTTCAACATAATATGTAATAGGAAGAGTCGGAGACAGCAACGCCAAGTGACCAAGCAGTGGTGGAGCACCTTCAAAGGAACAACGGCTGTTGCGCGATGGAGGTGGCTGTTCGAAGGAACGACTGCTGCGCGACAGAGGTGGCTTGGCGAAGGAACGACGGCTGCTACGCGATTAGGTGGCTGatacaccactatttcgtggtatattttatgcttgattgagtgaattttatccactaaactcacacttattcatataattcgcatgttttacattttccttcctaattttgtgctatgattgaaaacatgtttctttggccttaaatttgctatgtttaatcccctcttattaccattcgatgccgtgatatgtgtgttaagtgttttcagagtttatagggcaggaatgacttagaggatggaaaggaaacatgtaaaagatgcaaaagtggaaggaatacaagaaactgaaggaattgctaagctgtccagcctgacctcttcgtacttaactgaccataacttgagctacagagatccaaatgagaaggttctagttgcattggaaaactaacatccggggcttcgaaaatgatatataatttgccatagtttctctgAAGATAAGCGACACGCACGCGTGCATCTGCGAAATTTCAGCGTATCAGAATTCGCCCCcaacgatttctgggctgtttttgacccagttctcggcccataaaatatagattagaggctgcagagtagaGGAATGGGGGGACACTTCTCATTAtacacaatttaggttttagatgtagtttctagagagagaggctctctcctctctcttaggttttaggattttaggattagctTTTCTTAATTTCAAGCTAAGTTTCTATCAtagtttaattagtttctcttctactcttatttgctCTAGTCCTTTAGTTTACTTATTcctcttgttgattactttatgttgccaatttagtttatgaatcctTCATGTTAGATTGAAtttcttatttaatgcaatttgaggtatttcagatttatgattgttttcttcaatttatgttattgatgctttcaattggttatttagatttattattccttgttaattttctatgtttttatgttgtaccctccaagtgtttgataaaatgcttgggagggttttaaattagctttttattaccttttggctttggttgattaattagagactcttgagtaaTCAAACTCCTTTGtcgattgataattggaatttgctggttgatttggatccctctaaagctagtccttccttaggagttgactaggacttgaggaatcaaattgattcatccacttgacttttcttcatagttagaggttaactaagtggtagcaactGACAATCCTCATCAtaactgataaggataactaggataggacttctgattctcataccttgccaagagttttcttaattattagtttattttcttaccatttactttccttgttccttaattcaaaaaccgaaaaatatacttttccataaccaataataactacacctccctgcaattccttgagagacgacccgaggtttaaatatttcggttattatttttattagatttgctttagtgacaaacaatttttgtatgaaaggattattgttagtttagaaactatacttgcaacaggaaattattgtgaattctttaccatCAATAATTCGTTCATCAGTGGCTGTTCGAATGAACGACGGCGATGGCACGACGCGGTGGCTGGACGAAGGTGAGGGACGATCGTGTGAGAGTCAGAGAGGTGTTCCCAGTTCTCACTCTCAGTTCTCAGTTTCTGAAGCTCGAAGAGAAAGGGGAGGATCGAATTAGAGATTTAGGGTTCCAGAGGCTGAAATGGCAACGTTTTGCTGCCCAGCCAAAAAACCGGCCAGGTCACGATTTGGTTTGACCGATCGGTTACCAGCCGGTTCACCGGTTCAATTTCGATTTTCAAATTTTGCAGTTTTGCTGTTTTAACCGAATCGTTTTTTGTGCGGTTcatggttcaaccggttcgaccgaCTGATCcgaaccgattttcagaaccttgtttttctgcgggtagggtttggtagggtagggtagggtttagaattttagggtgcgAGTAGAGTTagagttgagagattctcaacccgcggatagagtagggtagagttttaagaaaattttcaacccgcaggtagggttagggtagaatccaaaccctaccctaccctacccattgccagccctagGTTCAATGGTTcaacaataatttttaaatttggtggttataatttctattatgaaataaataattaacgaagatataataaatataaaataaatagaagattctagtattaatatttactaatataattatttaactatAATAAAAGTAATTTATATTGCCACTTAAAAATCCACGgagaaaaataagaaagggaaagagtTTTATATTAAAGGGAAAGAAAGGAGAATATTTGCTATTGTTGTATTTGTCTGAGGATTTGTCCTCTATTTATACATgcaaaaattcaaatattcaaaCTTCATTAATTCTCAATTTGTATCGAGAAGTTAACTTTTGAAAAGTTTGCCATCCATATTAATAGACATCCATTGTTATCATAACAATTTCTAATTAAACTGCAAATTTTGTCAGTTTACAGTTCAACCAATTCGACCGAACAATTTAACCAGCTTTTAAAATTTTGCTTTTATGTCATAATATTTTTACCGTAAGTAATATACTATAAATAAAGGATATAATTTTCAGTTATAATACtctagtaatattttttaattaaaaattcttgAAGCTAGTAATTTTTAGTAATTGTGACTAGCacgaatattaaattatttttaataaataaattttattaatttatgtatgtaaATTTTAGTAAATATGAATACAAATTGTATTGATTTATGTGtacaaattttgataaatataaatacaaatcatgtacttcttgtatACAAATTTCTGTAAATTGTGAGGATAAATTATTATTGGCCAAAGACTAATCCAAAATGATAATATTTGTTTGTTATATAACAatattgttctttatttctttactgTTCACGGTCTTTGTAAGTACACTCCAATAAAGACTTAAACCCGAAATAAGGAGATCTGTCAAGACTTACCTTATATTCCAATCTTACAAATTCAAGTTTCACGACCAAGAGAGTTAATCAGAATCTTACATCTGAAACAATATTTGTGTGTCCATGTTGTGGCACATTACCTCATTCTTTACTAAAAATCATTTTCCAAAAAGAAATGGAATTTTACCAAAAACCTGACTTTCAATTACAAAatcaactaaaaagaaaaaacgTTCTATGGTAAAATAATTTCATAAAAGAGGTAATAGATTATTTTTTTGATGTTATTAGAAATGACAATGGAGTCAGTTGGAGGCCTACTCAATGCTGCTTCGTACATTCATATCCCATTGTATACCTGTCAATAAAATTCTTAATTCTGTATTCTAACTCTACCTACATGAAACCTGTCCAGTCTATTACAAGATGAGAATCAAACAACTCTTTCTacatttatgaatttaatttgtcTAATTGTATCACATGAATATGCAGCTGTACATACTATAATAACCGATATCTAATTCCTATATATATCCTATAGAATCTTATGATATGACTTGTCTGTACAAAAATCAAGTACAAAGAATCAAGAATGAGGATCAAGGTctatgcttcttctttttcacagcAAGAATTGGTTGTATTTGCAAGTGCCTTTTGAAtgcctcattgaagaggatacgAGCATGGAAGGCTTTGATGATTGGTAGCCAAGCAAGAATGGCAATAGGTCCAAATAGAACAATCCCCATTCCATAATCAAATTCTCTAGCAAGTGCACGGGTGAAATGCCACACCCCAGTGTGCTCTATCTTTGGCCTCGCAGCTTGTGCAATCTGTAATAGAAAGAAGTGTCATATCACTTAGATTAATGATGTATTTGGAAAAGCCgaaaaaattaaacttattttaataGTAAGTACTTATATGTATAATTGCTCTTTTTTATAGTTAATCATGAAAagtgattttaaatttattttattttattttattttattttattttattttatttttgagatcTTCCAAGTTTTTATGTACTAATGCTACTTTTACAACTCTCCCAAACAACTCTTCCAACTACTAATGGCATGGCTCACATGAGGTAATAAGTTCTCAGAAGAATTGTTAGTTTAGATTGTAGAAATAATAAAACTGATTTTTATATGGTAAATCActaaataatatatgaaatttGAAGTTACAAAAAGCTTTAATGAAATGAATGTCCAAGTTTTAGTTTAAGCTTCTTTCTTCTGTCTTCCCCTCTCACCAAAACAAAAACAGCTTAAATTATGGGGAAAAGGGCTTTTACCAGCTTTTATTATGGAAGAAAGCGTCTATTTtatcaagttttcaaagtttttaatctatggaagaaaatgtatccaaGTGCAAACAATCAAAATTTTGCTCAAACAAAAAGTTACCTGTATCAAGCCCCATGCAGTTGGCATGAATGCCAGACAGCATACAAAAATGTCCATCAATGAAAGTTCACATATAACcgaaagaatgatgatgatggcaATAACTGCCACAAACAGGAATGCCTTGAAAATTCTAAATCCAAGCTGATAATTAGCACTAAATAGTTGCCTTCCTATGTTCACGGCCTGCATGGATGTTTAAAATCAAATTATGGAGTTAATAACAAGCAATGGCACACTAGCCACTACTATATAGAAGAAACATTATTTCGCTTATAAGCTTGAATAGCTACTACATAGTTCACAAACCATCAAAATTAAATCTAAAGTCTTTTTAGTGATTTATTCTGGTTACTGATGCTTGCACCTCCATAGACTAATTAAACCACCACCTGATATAAGAAATTAAGACTCTACTATCTTTTCCAAATCTGGTTCTGTACTATTGTTGAATAAATTCTATGAAAGCTACGAAGCATGGATACTAACATAGATAGGGGGGATGACATGACGCCGGATATGGGAAacactaatttcaatttttttgagATAtggacatatatataatataaattatgtttcagataaattgtaataatattttaatattttattgatatttaagTACAAACTAATTTTTAAGgcctttttaattatataaaacatTTAAGATAGTTTTtggtattaataaataaaaatatatattatcttAAAACTCATTTTAAGAATATAGGCTAAGAATAAAGTTGAGCACTACATGTAATGGTATTAGTGTGTCCAAAAcctctttatatatttttattagaaccCTTGAAGTATTGAACAATAGTGTGCCGGACCAGTATTAAATAgatttgaatcctctaaattttgaatttcactttaaaggGTAAAGTGTAAtatctcaccatttatttcataggtgggaccaagagaaaatatgagagagaaattatTCAAAGGTGAGAGATTATACTTTTTTTAtctaaagtgaaaattcaaaatttagaagatccaaattcgTGTTAAATGTATCTGACACGACACAACAACTCAACAAAGTCTACGTGCTTAGTAAGAAAGAAATTACCTTCACCAAGAGGAAAACTGCAACAATCACAATCCAAGAAAGGACATAAACAAGAAAGTTCTTGCTGTGCTGGGAGATGTCCAGGTGATAGACCAGACCGTACTGATAGATGAAGAATCGAAGCGAAAGCAATATCTCTGCCAATCTTGAAAAGAGACCAGATCGACGAAGATGCGCTTGCTCATCATCCCACCAAGAATGCCAGCTCTTATCCTGCTGAATTCCTATACCACCCTGTTGCCTGATCCATTTGTTCCACTCTTTCCAATCATCTACTGTCTTGGTCCAACTGAATCCAGCAGGATTGAAAAGAAAAGGTGCACACAACCAGGTTAGCGACATGAACCAAATGGCGTATGTTATCAGCACGTATGCCACGTTGCTCTGGTATGATCTCCTGAACATGTTATAAACAATCAACAGCAGCATCAGTTCAAACCCCTTCACAAAATGGCTTCTTGAATATAGTCTATAATTCTCAGTGAAGCTTGCATGGAAGACAACAACTTTGCGTCCGGTCGGCCTATACTTTGCGCCACCGTGCAGGATCGTCCGGCCATAGTAATGTGTTTTTGTTCCAAGGGAGAATGTGAAGAAAACAGCAGCCAGTTGCAGTTGCATGAGGACAAAATCTTTGACGGCTGTAAGGAATCCTTTCTCGAGGCCAATTTCCATCACCATCGGCAAGCCTGTGAGAAGGCCAAGCTGTATGAATGATTGTGAGGCAAGAGCTGTTTCCAAGGACTGTACATTCTTGATTCTGGCCTCAATTATAAGTGCTCTTTCCAACCCACTAAGCACCAGATATAGCTGCCCGTAGAGAAATACATATATTCCTATCACAGACATCTGTGAAGCAGTCCAATTACAAGTTGTATCAGTCAAATCTGATAGTACCAGTAATGTATGTACACATGTATCATTCAAGGAAAACTATTATGATCATAAGCTTTTGCATTGGGTTGACTATTGTAAAAAGTTTTTGCTTTTCAGCCCTATTTGATAATAGATACAAATTTTCTAATATGCTTTGACAAATTGATCAACTGTATACGTCCATTAAATAACAGAATGCTGCaactaaaagagagaaaaagagaacacTGTGATGGTTCAATTATATTACCAAGCTGCTGAAGTAAAATCCAATGGTGGTGAAATAAAAAGATAGCATTCGGAAGAAATCGAATTGACGGCCAAGGCGAAATATGTCGCGGCTTATAGTTTGCTCACTATTTCCATTTGCCACCTTGGCTTCAAATTTTGAGATCTGGTTTAGGCCTACATCACGACCTTTGCCAACTTGCAAGTATTCATGGTAGGAAATACATCCTCTTCTTAGAATAGAATTAAATCCTGCATGAATAAAAACATGAGCACTTTTTCTCTTGTATCATAAAGAATATATGGTCAGAGTTTGATGTCAAAGTCATCAATTCCTACCAGCAAAAACATCCTCACTCAAGTTAATTGTTTTGGATGCTTTGCTTACACCTCCTCTGGTGATGTGAAAGACCCTGTCAAATACATCTGGATGTCCATAGTGAAACCGCACCCTGAACGGAAGCATACATAAAAAATGGTAAGCATTTGTTGGAGTTTGGAAAGATAGCACTAGAGGAATAGGTAATGAAGATAATatacttgaatgaaaaatgtcACTGCTTGTTTATGCAATAGGTAAAAGTCAAGCAtatgaaaaatgccactttagcATTACATTAGGCTTTGCAAATAAACTTGGAAAACTCAATTGATCACATTTGCTTTCTTTACCAGTAAATGGTTAAAAAAAGAAAGTATTTATTagagtaaaagacaaataggtccatGACCTTTTAAaacgcggacattttcgtccctcaagattggaaaatacatttcGATCCCTCACGTTTTAAAACGGCGGACAATTATACCCCTCCGTCCGTTTTGGGCCAAAAACGGCAACGGAGCCAACTGACATGAAGGGGTAGAGAATGACGTGTCCGTTACACTTGCTGAAGTGGATTGGAACGAATTTTTAGTAGACAAATTCGTCCCTTAAGTGCAAAACAATTATTCTTCCCTTATTGCTGAAATTAGCACAGAAATAATTATTCACAAGTTAAATGTGAACATACAATTTAGGATCTAATCCCAATTCTGAATCCTCTTTCTTCAACCTCATAATAAAATATTACTCTTATTAATTCACCCACTCACATAACAAAAGAAAAGTCTATACAATAATCAATGCAAGCCACCAAGAACTGAATAAGTGGGTTGAATCATTGCAAAAAGCGCCTTTGACCATCCAAGAGGAAAACAGAACAGATCATGCCACTCAACTCTAAAGGATGAAGGAACAAATTCAAGGTACAAACTCAGAATTTCTAAGAACAACCAAGTTGAACATTCATAAATACTAAAACACATAAGAATGGATCCATGTATTCATTTCAAATTTATATTTAAGagttcaaattaaaaatagagcACAAAATCATTTTATCAAAACAAAATCAAGCAACTAAGAATCATAAAAGTTACATTACATAAGCAATAGaagaaagtataaaaaaaaaatcaagaatagAAAATCACACAATAATCACCATGAACAAGCGAGAGAGAATAAGTAAATACATCTTTCAACTAATGGTGCAATTTAGTAGTAAAGGACCAAAACACACGACAGAAAGAACCTACTTGTTATTGGGGCATTTCATCAAGCATGTTAAACGCAGTCATGTAAAGAAAAAATACATTGACAAAACGCATCAATTTATCATCCCCGTGAACACTACGATAAGATCAAGAGAAACCATAACCAAAAAGAAAACACCTACGACAAgttaagaggaagaaagaagcgAACCAGAGAGGcacagagagagatagagaggaaaAGCGAGCGGCGATTGAGATGGCGTAGCGACGACAGAGACTATGGCGACTGAGGGGCTTAGCATGAGCCACACCTCCCAAAGTGTTTCAAGGTCTTGTGCATGAAGAACCCCCCTCACTCGTTATGGACGATCGCACAAGCAGCGGGCATGGCTTCCACCTTGCATTTTGATTAAATAGGGCTCACTCATGCTTACGGCGTCGTTTTGCACTTAAGGGACGAATTTGTCCACTAAAAATTCATCTCAATCTACTTCAGCAAATGTAACGTACACGTCATTCTCTACCCCTCCATGTCAGCTGGCTCCGTTGccgtttttggcccaaaatggACGGAGGGATATAATTGTCGGCTATTTTAAAACGTGGGGATCGAAATGTATTTTTCAATCTTGAGGGATGAAAATGTCCACAATTTAAAaggtcaaggacctatttgtcttttactctATTTATTATTTCCGAACATGTCCATAGTGAAGTTTTGCATGGTTACCTGAGAGGATTGGCAAGAAGCCTTTGACCAATAGTGACAAAGCTGGTTTCTTGATACGACATGAACCATGCCAGAGAAGACACACTGAAGTTATAAAAGTCATTGAAAGTGAGGAAAGAAAACAGTGAGTAATGGGgacaagcaagaaaagaaatagTTAATGTGAATTTAAAATAGAACAGGGAAACAATCGAAGAAACGGAGGTAGTATTGTCTTGAGGAAATGTTTTTTATCATCTTGACATATTTCATTTACAGTTTCCATGATAGGAATCAAGATATGGTATATGATACTTTCTTGAACAGCTTAAAACCATATTCATGTATTGAAGAAATAATCTTGCTGGTTTCCAGTTTGTCATCACAATCAAGTCATTTTAATTTATGGTAGGGCTGACCTTCCTGTGAAAATATGTTCCCTTAAACCAAGTATGGTAGGAGGACGCCGCCCTTGGCACTTAAGAAATTCTTGGAGAAGGTTTCTCATTTTTAGAGCTTCTTCCAAGTAATTATCCTGTAAAATTAGATACTCGTAAGAACATAATAGAGGTGAATAAACGtgaatataagaatttaatttactaaaagaaaaaaaaaaaagaagaaaaataagcccACTTGGTTCATATCAATTGTCTGGAGGGCTTCGCCACGAGTAAATACTATTGAACTATTCTGATTTTCAGGCTTTCCTTCCCCAATATCTGGTGGACCTGGAAGCTTTATCTGATATATTGtctacaaaagaaaagcaagagCTTCTTGAAGAAATTAATAGATTCATTTGGACAAGTCTTCTCGTGTTGCAATAGAAATACCTGTTCAAAACCATTGACCACTTTAACCAGTTTAGATGAGTACACTTTGTGAGGTTTCCGTTGTATTATTTCCTCCTTTTCCTCAACATACGCGACACGGAGAGACGGATATCTACAGGTAACACACTTGCAAAAGTTATTTTATACTTGTTCCATTTCAAGGTATAAGAAAATTTTCTATTCCCTAGTAAAGCCTTACCGTATCATCAAGTCAATTATGTCTCTATAATGTGGATCATTTTTAGCCTTTTGTGATGCAAATGACTGACAGGAAACAACATACGTGTATTTCATGTCTGCAAGTGCTTCAAGATGAGCAAATAGTGCACGGTTACTTTTTTCAGTAGTCTCATAACCCTCCAGAATATCTGCATTCACGAAATCAGTTGCATGATGAAATTCGTTTGCTTGAACATTATTTGCTACTTTTTATTGCACCATAGCCAAGTACCAATAGATAATGAATGATACTTATACTTAATTACAGACCTTCATCTTCAGCCATGTCAAGAAATGCTTGTAGCTTTAAGGCTTCTCTGTAGTACATCATCCCTCTAACTGTAGTAAACAAGATTGAAATGAACATAGAATGCCTTAAAATTTTGTATTGACATgcattttttagaataaaaaactgAACCTGTTCTGCATAGTGTCTGGCCCCTGAAGGAAGCCCACTGTCTAAGATCATCTTCTAAATTCTTCTGATTTTCACAATCCATACGTTGCATAAAGTTTTTCCACTCATCTATTGAAATTGTTGTGGCAAAGTATGAGATAAGTTCAGAGAGAATGTCTAAGatgcttattcttattcataTAGCTACCTGGAAATATCTTTTGCAAGTAAAAGATGATGGAGTCCTCCTCTTTATCTGAACCAAGCTCCTTTAGGGAAAAGTTGACGTCCTCAACATAATATGGAGTAATAACACTACCATTACCAACCGTGACATATATCAGACATAGCTTTGTGATGAACTACATCGTTGGTTACTTCAACTTAAAGGTGAATTATCTTAAAACAAATGGAACACTGAATTCAAGTGTTATATTAACTTACCTGAATGGTAGCGTATTTCGCACTTTTGGAGCATCAGGCATATCTGTAAATAAAGAAGTAGCAAAGAATGATATGCGCCTACGAGCATCTATGTTAGCAGGCATGTCCATTGCTGTATCCTTCACCGTAAGTAACAAATGAAAGCGCTTGATCTGCCATGAACATCAGGGTTCTATCAGTGTAACAAGAGCAGAGTCCACATATAATAAGATGCTATTTCAGTACGTGGCTGCACTCATTTATGAACATTGTAACTATCCTTGATGATATAGGTAATAAAATATCACCTTTTCAATCACAGGGTCATTTTCTGGCAAGGGAAAATGGATAGAATTCTCATTGGCAAATAATAGTGTTTCAATATCACTATTCACTCCCTCAAATAGTTGGTCAATATCTCTGGTTAGATACACATACTCGCCCTCATTTATTTGTGGAATGTGTATCATATCCAATATTCTGAACAAATTTAGAAAGTAAATTAGAAACTAAAGCACAGGCACAACAATGTTGTAAAGATCAACAAATTCTTAAGCAACATTACCTTGAGTCAACCATCATATCATTTGTTATCAGTTCAAACATATCTTGTAAAGCTTTCACAACTTTGTACTGATGGTCTTTATCTCCGTCCATCTTATCAAATTCCATACAGAAGTTATTAGAACTTAGTTATTGATCATGTGCATTCATTAACATAAATTTCTTGGCATGATTAGGTCAAGAAATCAATTACCAGAAGTTCCGCTAGCTCAATGACCTTAGCTTGCAGAGCTGGTAGAACTTTCAAGTtgaatttcttgagaagacatGATTCTTGGATACTTTTTTCAATTTCACCAAGTATATCACATATAATCCTAAATAAACATAAATAACAACTGCATCAACAATCAtatcattttttttgttagaacTTAGATGTAGAGAAAAACAAGGAAATCCACAAAGTGCTAAGATAAGATTGCATATAACAGTGCTTGAAGTTGGGAGCTTGTCTCAAAAAGATAGTCCATATTTTACCTTTTCTCCAGATTTCCCACAACAAGAATCTCAAGAACATACTTCAATGACTCGTAGCACTCTCGTACAGCATAAAACATGTACTtgtcttttgtaatttttttagcaAGAATCTCGTCCTTTCCCTCAAAATCTTTAGCAATGGTCAAAGCTGTAGAAAACTAGTATATGTTGCAAGAAAAATTTTCAGTGAAAAATGATGTAAAGTTGATATTTGC contains:
- the LOC112770703 gene encoding putative callose synthase 8 isoform X3, encoding MPECLCYIFHNMAYELHGILTGAISLTTWEKVMPAYGGEPESFLNNVVTPIYKVISEEVEKSKGGTAEHSVWRNYDDLNEYFWSPDCFGIGWPMRLDHDFFVVGPESKSTANNAIVLSPDKSKEKKDEEAEDATEEPPAEEIHEPQWPGKTNFVEIRSFWQIFRSFDRMWSFLILSLQTIIIIACHDLGSPLQLFDAIVFEDIISIFITSAFLKLIQAILDITFTWKARYTMEYSQKVKLLMKLIFALIWTIVLPVCYANSRRKYTCYSTKYGSLVEEWCFTSYMVAAAIYLTSNAVNVVLYLVPAFSKYMEVSNHKICKVLSWWTQPRVYVGRGMQEDQVSVLKYTLFWILVLCSKFIFSYSFEIKPLIAPTRQIMKIGVRKYDWHELFPRVKSNAGAIVAVWTPVVIVYFMDIQIWYSVFCTIFGGLYGILNHLGEIRTLGMLRSRFDSLPSAFNVCLIPPSSKRGKKKRKGFLSNIFQKMPDEKGAIAKFVVVWNQIINHLRLEDLISNREMDLMLMPMSSELFSRKVRWPVFLLANKFSTALTIAKDFEGKDEILAKKITKDKYMFYAVRECYESLKYVLEILVVGNLEKRIICDILGEIEKSIQESCLLKKFNLKVLPALQAKVIELAELLMDGDKDHQYKVVKALQDMFELITNDMMVDSRILDMIHIPQINEGEYVYLTRDIDQLFEGVNSDIETLLFANENSIHFPLPENDPVIEKIKRFHLLLTVKDTAMDMPANIDARRRISFFATSLFTDMPDAPKVRNTLPFSVITPYYVEDVNFSLKELGSDKEEDSIIFYLQKIFPDEWKNFMQRMDCENQKNLEDDLRQWASFRGQTLCRTVRGMMYYREALKLQAFLDMAEDEDILEGYETTEKSNRALFAHLEALADMKYTYVVSCQSFASQKAKNDPHYRDIIDLMIRYPSLRVAYVEEKEEIIQRKPHKVYSSKLVKVVNGFEQTIYQIKLPGPPDIGEGKPENQNSSIVFTRGEALQTIDMNQDNYLEEALKMRNLLQEFLKCQGRRPPTILGLREHIFTGSVSSLAWFMSYQETSFVTIGQRLLANPLRVRFHYGHPDVFDRVFHITRGGVSKASKTINLSEDVFAGFNSILRRGCISYHEYLQVGKGRDVGLNQISKFEAKVANGNSEQTISRDIFRLGRQFDFFRMLSFYFTTIGFYFSSLMSVIGIYVFLYGQLYLVLSGLERALIIEARIKNVQSLETALASQSFIQLGLLTGLPMVMEIGLEKGFLTAVKDFVLMQLQLAAVFFTFSLGTKTHYYGRTILHGGAKYRPTGRKVVVFHASFTENYRLYSRSHFVKGFELMLLLIVYNMFRRSYQSNVAYVLITYAIWFMSLTWLCAPFLFNPAGFSWTKTVDDWKEWNKWIRQQGGIGIQQDKSWHSWWDDEQAHLRRSGLFSRLAEILLSLRFFIYQYGLVYHLDISQHSKNFLVYVLSWIVIVAVFLLVKAVNIGRQLFSANYQLGFRIFKAFLFVAVIAIIIILSVICELSLMDIFVCCLAFMPTAWGLIQIAQAARPKIEHTGVWHFTRALAREFDYGMGIVLFGPIAILAWLPIIKAFHARILFNEAFKRHLQIQPILAVKKKKHRP